The Leptospiraceae bacterium genome has a segment encoding these proteins:
- a CDS encoding tetratricopeptide repeat protein, with the protein MEKFTKATTSQKPITKKSLFTSDEEEIINRILFLKQNIKELPSPTDYHELGILYFKIKNYDKCIEILDELQKKFPDYIDISRAKKLRILALIYKEQYQTAIKEIQERLQIEPQDVVLLSCLAYCYEKLNDCKKALSIHKKILQIEPEREASLNAYGYLLAVCGKNEEDYKLAEKFVQRALKKKPKNPYYLDSYAVVMLKLGKIQEAKEYIYQAYQLEPNNSEIQKHLQEIMMFVK; encoded by the coding sequence ATGGAAAAATTTACAAAAGCAACCACAAGCCAAAAGCCTATAACAAAAAAAAGTCTATTTACATCTGATGAAGAAGAAATCATAAATAGAATTTTATTTTTGAAGCAAAACATCAAAGAATTACCCTCTCCCACAGATTATCACGAATTAGGAATTTTGTATTTTAAAATCAAAAATTATGACAAGTGTATTGAAATCTTAGACGAACTCCAAAAGAAATTCCCAGACTATATCGACATTAGTCGTGCTAAAAAGTTAAGAATCTTAGCCCTAATTTATAAAGAACAATATCAAACTGCGATAAAAGAAATCCAAGAGCGTTTACAAATAGAACCCCAAGATGTTGTGCTTTTAAGTTGTTTGGCTTATTGTTATGAGAAATTGAATGATTGTAAAAAAGCATTGTCCATTCATAAAAAAATTTTGCAAATTGAACCTGAAAGAGAAGCAAGTCTAAATGCGTATGGATATCTTTTAGCAGTATGTGGCAAAAACGAAGAAGATTACAAATTAGCTGAAAAATTTGTTCAAAGAGCTCTAAAGAAAAAACCAAAAAATCCTTATTATTTAGACTCATATGCAGTAGTCATGCTCAAATTAGGAAAAATCCAAGAAGCCAAGGAATACATATACCAAGCCTATCAATTAGAACCCAATAACTCAGAAATCCAAAAACACTTACAAGAAATCATGATGTTCGTAAAATAA